In Gadus macrocephalus chromosome 4, ASM3116895v1, the following proteins share a genomic window:
- the brf2 gene encoding transcription factor IIIB 50 kDa subunit: MLRAARSCPQCGSSSVVQDDLYAESQLVCQDCGSVVSEGLLVTDTGAGTEDVRYSHSTAVSKVPCRNLIKGLQRVRALCRILRLSYDVEELAEVYFRQAYTHTSFIRVTLAKKEALVGCCVLVSCRLRNWPLALGTISGLVETDPALVGGVFKQLEKVLDVEVPKSSITYVLEAHSREYKLSSAHVPEELAETSADLAKRAVALVELATDSWIVTGRHPVPIMMAAIFIGWQSLRPTKTRLRYSLNKFCRLSHMPLNKTAAQRVGEMREVLCRLGQEIPWLSGGAPDDVALHVEDILQHRHALLREALRTHEASQRAEEEESRGTEEEEEEESRGTEGESPGAQEDRRGTQEETQGNGIQPSTVDPPPRAPGHQPDGTDSPPEPCTLKAVNGDPEEGGGETQGTQEQRPAVHWGKRAMFAPPCARHAKVCRTDASRWAEVNGDEEISDSEIDSYIRRPQEVRDYLQTQQQLLAATEDQEYSGKK; this comes from the exons ATGCTCCGCGCAGCTCGGTCGTGCCCACAGTGCGGCTCGTCAAGTGTCGTTCAGGATGATCTCTACGCGGAGTCCCAACTCGTCTGTCAGGACTGTGGCTCTGTGGTGTCCGAAGGACTTCTCGTCACGGACACGGGCGCGGGAACAGAAG ATGTTCGGTATAGTCACAGCACAGCTGTGTCAAAGGTACCCTGCAGAAATCTGATAAAGG GACTGCAGCGTGTGCGAGCGTTGTGCCGCATCCTACGGCTCAGCTACGATGTGGAGGAGCTGGCGGAGGTTTACTTCAGGCAGGCGTACACCCACACCAGCTTCATCCGCGTCACGCTCGCCAAGAAGGAGGCGCTGGTGGGCTGCTGCGTGCTGGTGAGCTGCCGGCTGCGCAACTGGCCCCTCGCCCTGGGCACCATCAGCGGCCTGGTGGAGACGGACCCCGCGCTGGTGGGAGGGGTCTTCAAGCAGCTGGAGAAGGTCCTGGACGTGGAGGTCCCCAAGAGCAGCATCACCTACGTGCTGGAGGCCCACTCCCGGGA GTACAAACTGAGCAGCGCTCACGTCCCGGAGGAGCTGGCCGAGACCTCGGCGGACCTGGCCAAGCGCGCCGTGgcgctggtggagctggccacGGACAGCTGGATCGTCACGGGCCGCCACCCGGTCCCCATCATGATGGCGGCCATCTTCATCGGCTGGCAGTCGCTGAGGCCCACCAAGACGCGCCTGCGCTACTCCCTGAACAAGTTCTGCCGGCTGTCGCACATGCCCCTGAACAAGACGGCGGCGCAGCGCGtgggggagatgagggaggtGCTGTGCCGGCTGGGCCAGGAGATCCCCTGGCTGAGCGGGGGGGCCCCGGACGACGTGGCTCTGCACGTGGAGGACATCCTGCAGCACCGCCACGCCCTGCTGAGGGAGGCCCTGCGCACCCACGAGGCGAGCCAGagggccgaggaggaggagagccgggggactgaagaagaagaggaggaggagagccgggGGACTGAAGGGGAGAGCCCGGGGGCCCAAGAGGACAGACGGGGGACCCAGGAGGAGACCCAGGGGAATGGAATCCAGCCCAGCACCGTAGACCCCCCACCGCGAGCCCCCGGCCATCAGCCCGACGGGACAGATTCACCGCCAGAGCCGTGCACGCTGAAGGCCGTAAATGGAGATCCTGAGGAGGGAGGCGGCGAAACGCAAGGTACCCAGGAGCAACGGCCGGCGGTCCACTGGGGCAAGAGGGCGATGTTCGCCCCGCCCTGCGCCCGCCACGCCAAGGTCTGTAGGACGGATGCTTCGCGGTGGGCCGAAGTGAACGGAGACGAGGAGATTTCCGACAGCGAGATCGACTCGTACATACGCAGGCCTCAGGAAGTGAGGGACTACCTGCAGacgcagcagcagctcctcgcCGCCACCGAGGACCAAGAATATTCTGGAAAGAAGTGA
- the anxa4 gene encoding annexin A4 isoform X1 → MAAIGQRGAVTEAAGFKVEEDIKRLRDAMKGTGTDEAALIEVLARRTIAQRQLIKEQYKQQVGKSLADDLDSELSGNFQKVVLGLLMLAPVYDAHELRTSMKGAGTEEAALIDILASRTTEEVKIINLVYKKKHDNSLEDDVCGDTSGMFQRVLVSLLTAGRDEGTAVDPALAVQDAKDIFEAGEARWGTDEVKFLTVLCVRNRNHLLKVFEEYKKVSGRDIEDSIKREMSGSLEEVFLAIVKCLKNKPAFFAERLYKSMKGMGTTDSVLIRTMVARAEIDMLDIKVEFFKMYGKTLYSFIKLFLGFCLILAGRHIRGLPQDPAGVMWRRQVEGGVSHVVWLLGNSIILHPAFTIGPWHFTYTQDTFSLLYPPIKKQ, encoded by the exons ATGGCAGCG ATTGGTCAGCGTGGCGCAGTGACAGAGGCGGCTGGCTTTAAAGTGGAGGAAGATATCAAGAGACTCAGAGATGCCATGAAGGGGACCG GCACTGATGAGGCAGCTCTCATCGAGGTCCTTGCCCGCCGTACAATCGCCCAGAGGCAACTTATCAAAGAACAATACAAACAGCAAGTGGGGAAG AGCCTAGCCGATGACCTGGACTCTGAGCTGAGCGGGAACTTCCAGAAGGTGGTCCTGGGTCTTCTGATGCTGGCGCCCGTCTACGATGCCCATGAGCTGAGGACCTCAATGAAG GGTGCCGGAACTGAAGAGGCCGCTCTCATTGATATTCTTGCATCAAGGACAACTGAGGAAGTCAAAATTATCAATCTGGTCTACAAGAAAA AACATGACAATAGCCTGGAAGATGATGTTTGTGGAGACACTTCTGGAATGTTCCAGAGAGTTCTTGTGTCCTTGCTAACG GCTGGGCGCGACGAGGGCACTGCTGTGGACCCGGCGCTGGCGGTCCAGGACGCTAAG GATATCTTCGAGGCAGGGGAGGCTCGCTGGGGAACGGATGAAGTGAAGTTCCTCACTGTGCTCTGTGTAAGGAACCGGAACCACCTGCTCAAAG TGTTCGAGGAGTACAAGAAGGTGTCTGGACGGGACATCGAGGACAGCATCAAGCGCGAGATGTCTGGCAGTCTGGAGGAGGTCTTCTTGGCCATAG TGAAATGTCTGAAGAACAAGCCAGCGTTCTTCGCTGAGCGATTGTACAAATCAATGAAG GGCATGGGAACCACAGACAGCGTCCTCATCAGGACCATGGTGGCACGAGCCGAGATCGACATGTTGGACATCAAGGTGGAGTTCTTCAAGATGTATGGGAAGACCCTCTACTCCTTTATCAAG CTTTTCTTGGGATTCTGTTTGATTTTGGCAGGGCGACACATCCGGGGACTACCGCAAGATCCTGCTGGAGTTATGTGGAGAAGACAAGTAGaaggcggagtcagccatgttGTTTGGTTGCTCGGAAATTCAATTATTTTACACCCTGCGTTTACAATCGGCCCCTGGCATTTCACCTATACACAAGATACCTTTTCGCTGTTATATCcgccaataaaaaaacagtga
- the anxa4 gene encoding annexin A4 isoform X2, translating into MAAIGQRGAVTEAAGFKVEEDIKRLRDAMKGTGTDEAALIEVLARRTIAQRQLIKEQYKQQVGKSLADDLDSELSGNFQKVVLGLLMLAPVYDAHELRTSMKGAGTEEAALIDILASRTTEEVKIINLVYKKKHDNSLEDDVCGDTSGMFQRVLVSLLTAGRDEGTAVDPALAVQDAKDIFEAGEARWGTDEVKFLTVLCVRNRNHLLKVFEEYKKVSGRDIEDSIKREMSGSLEEVFLAIVKCLKNKPAFFAERLYKSMKGMGTTDSVLIRTMVARAEIDMLDIKVEFFKMYGKTLYSFIKGDTSGDYRKILLELCGEDK; encoded by the exons ATGGCAGCG ATTGGTCAGCGTGGCGCAGTGACAGAGGCGGCTGGCTTTAAAGTGGAGGAAGATATCAAGAGACTCAGAGATGCCATGAAGGGGACCG GCACTGATGAGGCAGCTCTCATCGAGGTCCTTGCCCGCCGTACAATCGCCCAGAGGCAACTTATCAAAGAACAATACAAACAGCAAGTGGGGAAG AGCCTAGCCGATGACCTGGACTCTGAGCTGAGCGGGAACTTCCAGAAGGTGGTCCTGGGTCTTCTGATGCTGGCGCCCGTCTACGATGCCCATGAGCTGAGGACCTCAATGAAG GGTGCCGGAACTGAAGAGGCCGCTCTCATTGATATTCTTGCATCAAGGACAACTGAGGAAGTCAAAATTATCAATCTGGTCTACAAGAAAA AACATGACAATAGCCTGGAAGATGATGTTTGTGGAGACACTTCTGGAATGTTCCAGAGAGTTCTTGTGTCCTTGCTAACG GCTGGGCGCGACGAGGGCACTGCTGTGGACCCGGCGCTGGCGGTCCAGGACGCTAAG GATATCTTCGAGGCAGGGGAGGCTCGCTGGGGAACGGATGAAGTGAAGTTCCTCACTGTGCTCTGTGTAAGGAACCGGAACCACCTGCTCAAAG TGTTCGAGGAGTACAAGAAGGTGTCTGGACGGGACATCGAGGACAGCATCAAGCGCGAGATGTCTGGCAGTCTGGAGGAGGTCTTCTTGGCCATAG TGAAATGTCTGAAGAACAAGCCAGCGTTCTTCGCTGAGCGATTGTACAAATCAATGAAG GGCATGGGAACCACAGACAGCGTCCTCATCAGGACCATGGTGGCACGAGCCGAGATCGACATGTTGGACATCAAGGTGGAGTTCTTCAAGATGTATGGGAAGACCCTCTACTCCTTTATCAAG GGCGACACATCCGGGGACTACCGCAAGATCCTGCTGGAGTTATGTGGAGAAGACAAGTAG
- the LOC132455953 gene encoding AP2-associated protein kinase 1-like isoform X6, translating into MRKFFDSRRELVSSGPGSGGAGGGSGSSHAGGNFIGRAFTIGRHQVTVEEIIAEGGFAIVFLVRTNQGVRCALKRMYVNNEHDLQVCKREVQIMKDLVGHKNIVTYLDSNITAMGGREVWEVLILMDYCKGGQVVNLMNQRLQTGFAEAEVLQVFCDTCEGLSRLHQRKVPIVHRDLKVENILLHDKGHYVLCDFGSATDKFQSPQTEGVATVEEEIKKYTTLSYRAPEMVNLYNNKLITTKADIWALGCLLYKLCFFTLPFGESQVAICDGSFTIPDNSRYSYDLHCLIRYMLEPDPDKRPDIFQVSHLGFKLSQRTCPVQNVKNSPLPANLPEPIKASAAAAAKKSQTQIKARLTDRVPTTETSITPRQRPKAGHAQTPVAGILPIQPAALTPRKRANIPAGPAQPIGVSLDLSQPAAALLSQKAPTSLMLNNSIQPAGVPQKQPAPPAPAAAVTELSASPAAPKLEPQPTQNRAQVTCPPAAAPAPVPQQPQQQASQPPASPAPPQRPARRKQAGAQPSPSKPLAPQQPAQPSPAPGPAMALATAPATAPVPCPVLAPVLAPVLAPVLAPVLAPVLAPVLAPVLAPVLVPVSAPVLAPAPAPVPCPVLAPVSAPVQAPVSVPDPGPVLAPVLAPVLAPVSAPVPSSVPAGAPEPGSQKAETEKRVVTPPSSLNLVLEEPVLAAVQVNDSSQQQQQDTLGEAVPSQPAGPSGLVEGTAQSSVVQDGVQPGPGDRRSPPSHGSASSTPSQPQWNPFDDHDSFSGQAVGLLISTDDVMPTDVPSESNLVTLDELIPGLQSSPIGEGERASAGLLCGDSVASLLSRPDPFSGLQLSDTPAEKLIEGLKSPDTSSLLLPDLLSLADPFGGSSQDSAKAETSAADDSLLGCSLTSGASSSTSSDPTGGVAGGGGRTSGYSSLSSAPTSAAASALDEFSLLTGVTMQPHADCLLLSDFDTQGTAAEVGVMEDEFDPIPVTGRKNSQVSEGHSRSNSGGSETSLAAMTRPMMLVDQLIDL; encoded by the exons ATGAGGAAGTTCTTCGATTCTCGTCGGGAGTTGGTCAGTTCTGGACCTGGttctggaggtgctggtgggggcAGTGGTTCCAGCCATGCAGGTGGGAATTTCATTGGACGAGCATTTACAATCGGACGGCATCAAGTTACCGTTGAGGAGATCATTGCAGAAG GGGGGTTCGCCATAGTGTTCCTGGTACGCACCAATCAGGGAGTGCGCTGTGCCTTGAAGAGGATGTACGTAAACAACGAGCACGACCTGCAGGTGTGCAAGAGAGAGGTCCAAATCATG AAAGACCTCGTGGGCCACAAGAACATTGTTACTTATTTGGACTCCAATATCACAGCCATGGGAGGAAGAGAGGTCTGGGAGGTGCTCATTCTGATGGACTACTGCAAAG GGGGCCAGGTGGTGAACCTGATGAACCAGAGGCTGCAGACGGGCTTCgctgaggcggaggtcctgcAGGTCTTCTGTGACACGTGCGAGGGTCTGTCCCGTCTGCACCAGCGCAAGGTCCCCATCGTTCACCGCGACCTCAAG GTGGAGAACATCTTGTTGCATGACAAGGGCCACTACGTTCTCTGTGACTTTGGCAGCGCCACCGATAAGTTCCAGAGCCCACAGACTGAGGGAGTGGCCACAGTGGAGGAAGAAATCAAAAA atACACAACACTATCATACCGTGCCCCTGAAATGGTGAATCTGTACAACAACAAACTCATCACGACTAAAGCAGATATCTGG gcGCTGGGCTGCTTGCTGTATAAGCTGTGTTTCTTCACTCTGCCCTTCGGCGAAAGCCAGGTGGCCATATGTGACGGCAGCTTCACCATCCCAGACAACTCTCGCTACTCCTACGACCTGCACTGCCTCATAC GCTACATGCTGGAGCCAGACCCTGACAAAAGGCCTGATATCTTCCAAGTGTCCCACTTGGGTTTCAAACTGTCTCAGCGGACCTGCCCTGTTCAGAATGTGAAG AATTCTCCGTTACCGGCCAACCTTCCTGAGCCAATCAAAGCGAgtgcagcagcggcagcaaaGAAGAGCCAGACTCAGATCAAGGCCAG ACTGACGGACCGCGTCCCCACCACCGAGACCTCCATCACCCCTCGCCAGCGGCCCAAGGCGGGCCACGCACAGACCCCCGTCGCCGGCATCCTCCCCATCCAGCCCGCCGCGCTCACGCCCCGCAAGAGAGCCAACATCCCCGCCGGGCCAGCCCAGCCCATAG gagtCAGCCTGGACCTGTCGCAGCCGGCTGCAGCTCTCCTCTCACAAAAGGCCCCCACCAGCCTGATGCTCAACAACTCCATCCAGCCTGCAGGGGTTCCTCAAAAACAG CCGGCACCCCCAGCGCCCGCTGCCGCCGTTACCGAGCTCTCCGCGTCGCCTGCTGCGCCCAAGCTAGAGCCTCAGCCGACTCAGAACCGAGCTCAGGTCACATGTCCGCCCGCGGCCGCTCCGGCCCCCGTTCCCCAGCAACCGCAGCAACAAGCGTCCCAGCCTCCGGCCAGCCCGGCTCCGCCCCAGCGACCGGCCCGCCGCAAGCAGGCCGGCGCTCAGCCTTCCCCCAGCAAACCACTGGCCCCCCAGCAGCCGGCCCAGCCCTCACCTGCCCCAGGGCCCGCCATGGCCCTCGCCACAGCTCCTGCCACAGCACCTGTCCCCTGTCCCGTCCTGGCTCCCGTCCTGGCTCCCGTCCTGGCTCCCGTCCTGGCTCCCGTCCTGGCTCCCGTCCTGGCTCCCGTCCTGGCTCCCGTCCTGGCTCCTGTCCTGGTTCCGGTCTCAGCCCCAGTCCTGGCTCCTGCCCCAGCTCCTGTCCCTTGTCCCGTTCTGGCTCCCGTTTCGGCCCCAGTCCAGGCTCCCGTCTCGGTTCCTGACCCGGGTCCCGTCCTGGCTCCTGTACTGGCCCCTGTCCTGGCTCCGGTCTCGGCTCCTGTTCCGAGCTCTGTCCCGGCTGGAGCCCCAGAGCCCGGCTCCCAAAAGGCTGAAACGGAGAAGAGG GTTGTGACTCCGCCTTCTTCCTTAAATTTGGTCCTGGAGGAACCAGTTTTGGCTGCGGTTCAAGTGAACGACTcttctcaacaacaacaacaggataCTCTGGGAGAAGCTGTGCCGAGCCA ACCAGCGGGTCCATCTGGCCTGGTGGAAGGCACGGCCCAGTCCAGTGTGGTGCAGGACGGGGTCCAGCCCGGCCCAGGCGACAGacggtctcccccctcccatggCTCAGCCAGCTCCACCCCCTCGCAGCCCCAATGGAACCCCTTCGACGACCACGACAGCTTCTCTGGGCAGGCCGTCGGCCTCCTGATCAGCACGGACGACGTAATGCCCACAG ATGTACCTTCGGAAAGTAACCTGGTGACCCTTGATGAACTGATTCCTGGTCTGCAGTCTTCGCCTATCGGGGAAG GTGAGAGAGCGTCTGCCGGTCTTCTCTGTGGGGATTCTGTGGCCTCGCTGTTGTCCCGACCCGACCCCTTCAGCGGTCTACAACTGTCAGACACGCCGG CAGAGAAACTGATCGAAGGACTCAAGTCTCCAGATACATCCTCCCTCCTACTTCCTGATCTACTCTCATTGGCCGATCCCTTCGGTGGCTCTTCGCAGGACTCTGCCAAAG CAGAAACCTCGGCAGCAGACGACTCCCTGCTAGGCTGTTCCCTGACCTCtggcgcctcctcctccacctcctctgaccCTACAGGAGGAGtagcgggaggagggggaaggaccaGTGgctactcctccctctcctccgcccCCACCTCCGCCGCGGCCTCCGCGCTCGACGAGTTCAGCCTCCTGACGGGGGTGACCATGCAGCCTCATGCAG ACTGTCTACTGCTGTCAGACTTTGACACCCAGGGGACCGCCGCTGAGGTGGGGGTCATGGAGGATGAGTTTGACCCCATCCCCGTCACCGGAAGGAAGAACTCACAAG TTTCCGAAGGACATTCCCGTAGTAACAGCGGCGGCTCGGAGACCAGCCTGGCCGCCATGACCCGCCCCATGATGCTGGTGGACCAGCTGATCGACCTGTAG